A window from Elusimicrobiota bacterium encodes these proteins:
- a CDS encoding cell division protein ZapA: MINEKVPVEIFRRKLSIEMEGLTPLEIQMLAQTVDERMKEIQKLTGVVDSSKLAILAAMEFAADIHKMREQVDTFGRAEKKKFDEMSVLLNTATGAKAP; the protein is encoded by the coding sequence ATGATCAACGAAAAAGTACCGGTTGAGATCTTCCGGCGCAAGCTCAGTATTGAGATGGAGGGGCTCACGCCGCTGGAGATCCAGATGCTGGCCCAGACGGTGGACGAGCGGATGAAGGAGATCCAGAAGCTCACGGGCGTCGTGGACTCCTCGAAGCTGGCCATCCTCGCGGCGATGGAGTTCGCGGCCGACATCCACAAGATGCGCGAGCAGGTGGACACCTTCGGCCGCGCCGAGAAGAAGAAGTTCGACGAGATGTCCGTCCTCCTCAACACGGCGACGGGGGCGAAGGCCCCTTGA